The stretch of DNA GGGAAACGGGTGGGGTCGCATCGGTACCAGGCCTGACGAGGCCAGAGCGGTGGTTTCAGACCGCCCGGTACGGCGTGAGTCTCGGCTTGCAACGATTTGGCGGCTTCCATCGTCGAATACTAATCATGGCGACCCCGCCGCTCCGCCGATCCTACCCCCCCCAAAACCACCCACCCACCCCCCGTCACCCAACCGTTGCACTCCAAGCCCCCCGCCACACCCAACTCGCTTGCTGACACCGCCTTCTAGACGTAGACTCATCCCTAATCCCACCCTCGGCACCAACCTCTCGGGGAGCAGCCATGAAGCATTCCATTACCCTCAAGGTCAACGGGACCGCCCACGCCGTCGACGTGGAACCCCGCGCCCTCCTGGTCCACGTCCTCCGCGATACCCTGAACCTGACCGGCACCCACGTCGGCTGCGACACCAGCCAATGCGGCGCCTGCACCGTCCACCTGAACGGCCGCGCCGCCAAGAGCTGTACCGTCCTGGCCGTCCAAGCCGACGGCGCCGAGATCACCACCATCGAGGGCATGAGCACCGCCGCCGGCCTCCACAAGCTCCAGGCCGCCTTCTGGGAAAAACACGGGCTCCAGTGCGGGTTCTGCACCCCCGGCATGATCATGACGGCCGCCGACCTCCTGGCGTCTAACCCGTCCCCCACCGAAGCCGAGATCCGCCACGCCCTCGAGGGCAACTACTGCCGCTGTACCGGCTACCAGAACATCGTCGAGGCGGTGAAAACCGCCGCGGCGAGCTGAGGGGGCATCCTTATATGGCTACGCTATTCGGTTCCGGCATCAAACGGCGCGAAGACCCCCGGTTCCTCGCCGGCACCGGCCTCTTCACCGACGACGTCAAACTCCCCGACCTGGCCTACGCGGCCGTGGTCCGAAGCCCCTACGCCCACGCCAAGATCACCCGGATCGACGTCGACGCCGCCCGGAAAGCGCCCGGCGTCATTGCCGTCATCACCGGCAAAGACCTCGTCGGCAAGGTCGGGACGGTGCCCTGCGCCTTCAACGTCCCCGGCTGCGGGCTGATCACCCCGCCCCACCACATGCTGGCCGTCGACAAGGTCCGCTACGTCGGCGACGGGGTGGCCCTGATCGTGGCCGAGTCGCGCGCGGCGGCCCGGGACGCGGTGGACTTGGTCGACGTGGACTACGAACCGCTCGGCGCCACCGTCGACCCCGAGAAGGCCACCCAGCCCGGAGCGCCGCAGCTCCACGCCGAGGTGCCGAACAACGTCGCGTTGACGTGGGTGGTGGCGGGCGGCGACGCCGAGGCGGCGTTTGCGAGTGCCCCGGTCAAGGTCAAGCTCCGGATCGTCCAGCAGCGGTTGCTGCCGACCGCCATGGAGCCCCGCGCCGCGGTGGCCACCTTCAACAAGGCCATGGGCCAGCTGACCCTCTGGACCACCAGCCAAAACCCCCACATCCACCGGTTCCTCTGCTCCCTGATGCTCGGCCTGCCCGAGCACAAGGTCCGGGTCGTTTCGCCCGACGTCGGCGGCGGGTTCGGCAGCAAGCTCGCGGTCTACGCCGATGAGGCCCTGGTGAGCTACGCGGCCATGACGCTCGGCCGCTCGGTCAAATGGACCGAAGACCGGTCCGAGAACTACACGGTGACGACCCACGGCCGCGATCACATCGAGTACGTCGAGATGTGCGGCACCAAAGACGGCACCATCACCGGGATCCGCACCAAGGTCTACGCCGGGCTCGGCGCCTACGCCTCGACCGCGGCGCCGGGCGTGCCCACGATCCTTCACGGGCTGATGTACTCGGGCGCCTACATGATCCCGAACATCCACGGCACCATCGTCGGCGTCTACACCTCAACCACCCCGGTCGACGCCTACCGCGGCGCCGGCCGCCCGGAAGCCACCTTCCTGATCGAACGGCTGGTCGACACCTATGCCCGGCAGTTGGGAATGGACCCGGTCGAGGTCCGCCGGAAGAACCTGATCCCGAAGGAGAAGATGCCGTACACGGTGGCCACCGGGATCACCTACGACTCCGGCGACTACCACACCGCCATGGACAAGGCGTTAGGCATCATCGACTACCAGGGCTTCCGGGCCGAGCAGGCCAAGGCCCGGAAGGCCGGCAAGTACTTAGGGATCGGCGTCTCCACCTACACCGAAATCTGCGGGTTGGGACCGAGCCAGGTGGCCGGCCAGATCGGCTTCGGCGGCGGGCTCTACGAGTCGGCCATCGTCCGGGTCTACCCCACCGGCATGGTCCGCGCCTACATCGGCACCCGGCCCCACGGCCAGGGTGAAGAAACCACCTTTGCCCAGATCGTGGCCGACGAGTTCGGGGTCCCGGTGGAATCGGTGGAAATCGTGGCGGGTGACACCGACAATACCGCCCAAGGCTGGGGCACCTACGGCAGCCGGACCACGGCGGTCGGCGGCGCCGCCCTCAAGAACGCGGCCGTCAAGGTCAAGGAAAAGGCCAAGAAACTGGCCGCCCACCTGCTCGAGGCCAACGAGAACGACCTCGAGTGGAACGAGGGCAAGTTCCAGGTCAAAGGCTCGCCCACTCAGTCGAAATCGTTCGGCGAGTTGGCCCTGATGGCCAACGTTGCCTGGAACATGCCCGCGGGCATGGAGCCGGGCCTCGAAGCCAACGCGTTCTTCGACCCGACCAACTTCGTGTTCCCCTACGGGACCCATGTCTCCACCGTGGAAGTGGACATCGAGACCGGCGACACCAAGATCTTGCGGTACGTCTGCGTCGACGACTGCGGGCCCCACATCAACCCGATGATCGTCGAGGGCCAGGTCCACGGCGGGGTGATCCAGGGCGTCGGCGAGGCCATGCAAGAGATCGCGATCTACACCGATGACGGCCAACTCGCGACCGGCACCATGATGGACTACGCGGTGCCGAAAGCGAGCCAGATGCCCCGGATCGAGTCGCACTACACCTACACCCCGACGACGGTGAACCCGTTAGGCGTCAAGGGCATCGGCGAGGCCGGCACGATCGCCTCGGTGCCCTGTATCGTCAATGCGGTCATCGACGCCTTGAGCCCGCTCGGCATCAACCATATCGACAAACCGCTGACCCCGGCCCGCGTCTGGGCCGCAATTCAGCAGGCGAAGGGAGGGGCCCAATGATTCCGGTCGGATTCGAGTACGCCCGCGCCAAGACGGTGCGTGAGGCTTTGAACATGTTGGCCGCCGGTGAGGCCAAGTTGCTGGCCGGGGGACACAGCCTGCTGCCGTTGATGAAGTTCCGGTTGGCCCAGCCGGCCAAACTGGTCGACATCGGCGGGATCGACGAGTTGAAGGGCATCGACGTCAAGGGCAAAGGCCTTCGGATCGGCGCCGCCACCACCTATCGCGACATCCTCGACTCGGGCGCCGTGAAGGAACGGGCCCCGCTCTTGGCCGA from Gemmatimonadota bacterium encodes:
- a CDS encoding (2Fe-2S)-binding protein — translated: MKHSITLKVNGTAHAVDVEPRALLVHVLRDTLNLTGTHVGCDTSQCGACTVHLNGRAAKSCTVLAVQADGAEITTIEGMSTAAGLHKLQAAFWEKHGLQCGFCTPGMIMTAADLLASNPSPTEAEIRHALEGNYCRCTGYQNIVEAVKTAAAS
- a CDS encoding xanthine dehydrogenase family protein molybdopterin-binding subunit, producing the protein MATLFGSGIKRREDPRFLAGTGLFTDDVKLPDLAYAAVVRSPYAHAKITRIDVDAARKAPGVIAVITGKDLVGKVGTVPCAFNVPGCGLITPPHHMLAVDKVRYVGDGVALIVAESRAAARDAVDLVDVDYEPLGATVDPEKATQPGAPQLHAEVPNNVALTWVVAGGDAEAAFASAPVKVKLRIVQQRLLPTAMEPRAAVATFNKAMGQLTLWTTSQNPHIHRFLCSLMLGLPEHKVRVVSPDVGGGFGSKLAVYADEALVSYAAMTLGRSVKWTEDRSENYTVTTHGRDHIEYVEMCGTKDGTITGIRTKVYAGLGAYASTAAPGVPTILHGLMYSGAYMIPNIHGTIVGVYTSTTPVDAYRGAGRPEATFLIERLVDTYARQLGMDPVEVRRKNLIPKEKMPYTVATGITYDSGDYHTAMDKALGIIDYQGFRAEQAKARKAGKYLGIGVSTYTEICGLGPSQVAGQIGFGGGLYESAIVRVYPTGMVRAYIGTRPHGQGEETTFAQIVADEFGVPVESVEIVAGDTDNTAQGWGTYGSRTTAVGGAALKNAAVKVKEKAKKLAAHLLEANENDLEWNEGKFQVKGSPTQSKSFGELALMANVAWNMPAGMEPGLEANAFFDPTNFVFPYGTHVSTVEVDIETGDTKILRYVCVDDCGPHINPMIVEGQVHGGVIQGVGEAMQEIAIYTDDGQLATGTMMDYAVPKASQMPRIESHYTYTPTTVNPLGVKGIGEAGTIASVPCIVNAVIDALSPLGINHIDKPLTPARVWAAIQQAKGGAQ